The following coding sequences lie in one Miscanthus floridulus cultivar M001 chromosome 9, ASM1932011v1, whole genome shotgun sequence genomic window:
- the LOC136480393 gene encoding uncharacterized protein, giving the protein MMKNNRLTPKAPTLPTAVAAVAEVYLVPLRGEGEGEGEADGEDEAEREADGEDEAEGEDEGESRRARGRVRARARTSPRARTRRGAGEDEGESGRVRGRVRARARTNPRSRTRRGARAGRARRGAAGAGAWRGWGWAGLDGLVGRGGHDQRARPPWRVRPCVAGLGRTGGRRWRARADVAGWPGCGGGEARAEQRRQRARPGVVGWGEPERACGAAAARGLGRRRGSRRRHTELGGAPRGGGCVSVCVKSERDKAPKRLSV; this is encoded by the exons atgatgaagaacaacaggctcacccccaaggctcccaccctcccgacggcggttgctgCTGTGGCGGAAG TTTACCTTGTTCCTCTCcgtggcgagggcgagggcgagggcgaggccgaCGGCGAGGACGAGGCCGAGCGCGAGGCCGACGGTGAGGACGAGGCCGAGGGCGAGGACGAGGGCGAGTCAAGGCGCGCGCGAGGGCGAGTCAGGGCGCGGGCGAGGACGAGCCCGAGGGCAAGGACGAGGAGGGGCGCGGGTGAGGACGAGGGCGAGTCGGGGCGTGTGCGAGGGCGAGTCAGGGCGCGGGCGAGGACGAACCCGAGGTCGAGGACGAGGAGGGGCGCGCGCGCGGGGCGGGCGAGGAGGGGCGCGGCCGGCGCCGGGGCGTGGCGTGGCTGGGGCTGGGCGGGCTTGGACGGGCTGGTCGGCCGTGGAGGGCATGACCAGCGGGCGCGGCCGCCGTGGCGCGTGCGGCCGTGCGTGGCGGGGCTGGGGCGGACCGGCGGCCGCCGCTGGCGCGCGCGGGCGGACGTGGCGGGATGgccgggctgcggcggcggcgaggctcggGCGGAGCAGCGGCGGCAACGCGCGCGGCCAGGCGTGGTGGGCTGGGGCGAGCCGGAGCGGGCTTGCGGGGCTGCGGCGGCGAGGGGGCTCGGGCGACGGCGAGGCTCGCGGCGGCGGCACACCGAGCTGGGCGGCGCTCctcgcggcggcggctgtgtgagTGTGTGCGTGAAGAGTGAGAGAGATAAGGCGCCGAAACGGTTAAGTGTCTAA
- the LOC136482464 gene encoding 21 kDa protein-like: MAVPQPRAALTIHHLRRHLVLIVFTVAAAATRGASTHTTAASSAPSAATESPSPAAASFLRARCATTLYPALCYDSLLPYASEVQENPARLARVAADVAAARLRALSARVKDILRHGGGGAETSPAEGEGGGGRPSEIAALRDCASTISAAASLARQSSAELTKLEPDAAAGTTSSSSSVAGGGMSSSRQARWEVSNAKTWLSAAMANEGTCADGLVEAGAAAASSSSGKEVTAGVAAVKQYTSNALALVNGIPV; this comes from the coding sequence ATGGCGGTGCCACAACCTCGAGCGGCCCTCACTATCCAccacctccgccgccacctcgTCCTCATCGTGTTCACCGTGGCTGCCGCGGCAACACGAGGCGCTAGCACGCACACAACAGCGGCATCATCCGCACCGAGCGCAGCGACCGAGAGTccatcgccggcggcggcgtcctTCCTCCGCGCACGCTGCGCCACCACGCTGTACCCGGCGCTCTGCTACGACTCCCTCCTCCCATACGCATCCGAGGTCCAGGAAAACCCCGCCCGTCTCGCGCGCGTCGCCGCCGACGTCGCGGCGGCGCGCCTCCGCGCCCTCTCCGCCCGCGTCAAGGACATCCTccggcatggcggcggcggcgctgagaCGTCACCggcagagggagagggaggcggtGGGCGGCCAAGCGAGATCGCCGCACTGCGTGACTGCGCGAGCACGATCTCCGCCGCGGCGAGCCTCGCGAGGCAGTCGTCGGCCGAGCTCACCAAGCTGGAGCCGGACGCCGCCGCCGGcacgacgtcgtcgtcgtcgtccgtggCAGGAGGTGGGATGAGCAGCAGCAGGCAGGCCAGGTGGGAGGTGTCCAACGCCAAGACGTGGCTCAGCGCCGCTATGGCCAACGAGGGGACGTGCGCCGATGGATTGGTGGAAGCTGGCGCTGCCGCGGCTTCTTCGTCCTCGGGGAAGGAGGTCACCGCCGGCGTGGCGGCCGTGAAGCAGTACACCAGCAACGCCCTCGCGCTCGTCAATGGCATACCAGTGTGA